A stretch of the Candidatus Kaelpia imicola genome encodes the following:
- a CDS encoding translation elongation factor-like protein: MALFGIFKSKSEKAKKVAIKTTKKKTISKKKVESTKPAKKVKPKEIGRITHYFGKISVGIIKLKAPLEVGTKIHIKGANDDFKQTVKSMQSYHQSVTKAKKGEEVGIKVSKKVHENDKVYMVE, from the coding sequence ATGGCGTTATTTGGAATTTTTAAATCAAAATCTGAAAAAGCTAAAAAGGTGGCGATTAAAACCACAAAGAAAAAGACTATCTCCAAGAAGAAGGTTGAGTCAACTAAGCCAGCAAAAAAGGTAAAACCTAAAGAGATTGGCAGGATAACACATTATTTTGGTAAGATCTCAGTAGGTATTATCAAGCTTAAGGCCCCTCTTGAGGTAGGCACTAAAATCCATATTAAAGGTGCTAATGATGATTTCAAGCAGACAGTTAAATCTATGCAGTCCTATCATCAGAGTGTTACTAAGGCCAAAAAAGGGGAAGAGGTCGGAATAAAGGTGTCTAAAAAAGTTCACGAGAATGACAAGGTTTATATGGTTGAATAA
- a CDS encoding AsmA family protein produces the protein MAKLFKVLFILCILVLVLIGAMFVFRDQVVKFVVSAGVKKITGLRLDMADLNLDIPETIISIEGMQLYNPRGYEDKLMVDIPEIYIDYDLSAILKNDIHLKEVRINLREMIVVKKRDGELNLDSLKVVKSADREQVAAKAKEEKPEEKKKTNFRVDHLKLKIGRVIYKDYSSGPKPVIKEYDLNIDDSYDNITDPQALARLILVRALINTNIANFKIKNLQSLTANTLNMTIGELEGGVKQGIGISETLGESAKDITEKAGQAIKNIFNLGE, from the coding sequence ATGGCGAAGCTGTTTAAGGTGTTATTCATTCTCTGTATTTTAGTTCTAGTTTTAATTGGAGCTATGTTTGTATTTAGAGATCAAGTGGTGAAATTTGTGGTTTCAGCCGGAGTCAAGAAGATAACAGGATTGAGGCTTGATATGGCAGATTTAAATCTAGATATTCCAGAGACTATTATAAGTATAGAAGGTATGCAGCTTTATAATCCTAGAGGTTATGAAGATAAGCTTATGGTTGATATACCTGAAATCTATATTGATTACGATCTATCTGCAATATTAAAAAATGATATCCATCTTAAAGAGGTAAGGATCAATCTACGCGAGATGATTGTTGTCAAAAAAAGAGATGGCGAGTTGAATCTCGATTCTCTTAAAGTTGTTAAATCGGCAGATAGAGAGCAGGTTGCCGCTAAAGCTAAAGAAGAGAAGCCTGAAGAGAAAAAGAAGACAAACTTCAGGGTTGACCATCTTAAGTTAAAAATAGGGCGGGTTATATATAAAGATTATTCCTCCGGACCAAAGCCGGTTATTAAAGAGTATGATCTTAATATCGACGATAGTTATGATAATATAACTGACCCACAAGCATTGGCCAGATTGATCCTCGTAAGAGCACTTATCAACACAAATATTGCCAATTTTAAGATTAAGAACCTTCAAAGTTTAACTGCTAATACACTTAATATGACAATAGGAGAACTTGAAGGCGGCGTGAAGCAGGGAATTGGAATTAGTGAGACGTTAGGAGAGAGCGCGAAAGATATAACGGAAAAAGCGGGCCAAGCTATAAAGAATATCTTTAATCTTGGAGAGTAA
- the sixA gene encoding phosphohistidine phosphatase SixA, whose translation MRLYLVRHGEAASGGGLATDRPLSKEGIGEVKRVADFIKIKTSSIWVSNRLRAKQTAQIFREYRLSNNLIERDDLAPNDPVDAICSDIIDYNGDLMIVGHLPFLSNLASSLLSASGDSIGIDFHAASILSLEREDEAWSLSWFLNPDLIVD comes from the coding sequence GTGAGGCTCTACTTGGTTAGGCATGGTGAGGCAGCTTCCGGCGGAGGCTTAGCAACTGATAGACCTCTATCGAAAGAAGGAATAGGAGAAGTCAAAAGAGTTGCTGATTTTATAAAAATCAAAACCAGTTCTATATGGGTAAGCAATAGGCTCAGGGCAAAACAGACTGCTCAGATATTCAGGGAATACAGGCTCTCTAATAATCTGATTGAGCGGGATGACTTGGCGCCAAATGACCCTGTAGATGCTATCTGTTCCGATATAATAGATTATAATGGTGATCTAATGATAGTGGGGCATCTACCATTCCTCTCTAATTTAGCCTCATCTCTTCTATCAGCATCAGGGGATAGTATCGGTATTGATTTCCATGCAGCATCCATCTTGTCTCTTGAAAGAGAAGATGAAGCATGGTCTCTCTCTTGGTTTCTTAACCCTGATTTAATAGTCGATTAG
- a CDS encoding aldo/keto reductase, whose amino-acid sequence MDYIQIRDTDIKPVSRIGLGSWAIGGWLWGGTDEHDAINTIIAALERGINLIDTAPIYGHGKSEELIGKAISIYGRREDAVIATKVGLEWDENNVRRNLSRKRILKELDDSLKRLNTDYIDIYQVHWPDENTPIEESAEAMFELYNSKKIRAIGVSNYTPLQMDRFREYAPLHTSQPPFNLFEQSAAFDVLPYCRTRGITTLTYGTLCRGLLSGKMKMDTEFQGDDIRKIDPKFQKPRYESYLKAVSELNNLAQKKYDKGVLPIAVKWVLDHEGVNIALWGARKPEQLEIVNEVTGWKLDREVRLVIEKIIKESIATPIGAEFMAPPE is encoded by the coding sequence ATGGATTATATTCAGATCAGAGATACAGATATTAAGCCTGTCTCCAGGATAGGCTTGGGCAGCTGGGCAATAGGCGGCTGGCTCTGGGGCGGAACTGATGAGCATGATGCGATAAATACTATTATAGCAGCACTGGAGCGTGGGATAAACCTCATCGATACCGCTCCTATTTATGGACATGGAAAGTCTGAAGAGTTAATAGGAAAAGCTATTTCAATATACGGCAGGCGTGAGGATGCGGTAATTGCGACTAAGGTTGGCCTCGAGTGGGACGAGAATAATGTTAGAAGAAACTTATCCAGAAAAAGAATACTTAAAGAGCTGGATGATTCACTTAAGAGACTCAATACAGATTATATAGATATCTATCAGGTACACTGGCCGGATGAAAATACTCCTATAGAAGAGAGTGCGGAGGCAATGTTTGAGCTTTATAACAGTAAGAAAATAAGGGCTATAGGCGTGAGCAACTATACTCCTCTTCAGATGGATAGATTCAGAGAGTACGCGCCTTTACATACATCTCAGCCGCCTTTTAATCTCTTTGAACAGTCTGCTGCATTTGATGTCTTGCCTTATTGCCGCACTCGTGGTATTACAACTCTCACCTATGGTACGCTTTGCAGAGGGTTATTGAGCGGTAAGATGAAGATGGATACTGAATTTCAGGGAGATGATATAAGAAAGATAGATCCTAAGTTCCAAAAACCTCGTTATGAGAGTTACCTCAAGGCGGTTAGTGAGCTTAATAATTTAGCTCAGAAAAAATACGATAAAGGTGTGTTACCTATTGCTGTTAAATGGGTGCTTGATCATGAAGGTGTCAATATAGCTCTTTGGGGTGCAAGAAAGCCGGAACAGCTTGAAATAGTAAATGAAGTTACAGGATGGAAATTGGATAGAGAAGTCAGGTTAGTTATTGAAAAAATAATTAAGGAATCTATTGCTACGCCTATAGGGGCTGAGTTTATGGCTCCTCCTGAATAA
- a CDS encoding DUF2779 domain-containing protein, translated as MPDKMPAIDLELQFRFDQGKEVGNIAKRTYPEGVDLSDSDFNLNINRTQQLIKKRQTIFEAGILVDNIYSRIDILNPVEEDSWDIIEVKSSMKVKDEHYEDVAFQRYCLIRKGLKIRKVYLMHINPNFIKQGEIDPYKFMLTKDITEEIDKIELSDISIRVEEMIALASKSNMPDIKIGPQCFSPYECSLKSFCWSFIPKKNNVFIFNRGRTLGFQLLKRGVLELKDIDDEEVLNDKQKIQLKSHINNKVHIDKSSLSDFLNSLKYPAYFLDFETINPAVPIYDNSRPYENIPFQYVLYLLKDKDSEPEFFGYLSKSKEDPRREILQNLSKIITMSGSIVAYFAVFEKKVLNKATEAYPEYRGWFNCIEGNFLDLYEPFRNYYYYNPAQQGSNSLKSVLPAITGKGYQNLNISNGAAASIRYFNATLKDSLNTKERDALYAALEEYCGLDTKGMIDIVDKLKTMAA; from the coding sequence ATGCCTGATAAGATGCCCGCTATTGACCTTGAGCTTCAATTCAGATTTGACCAGGGTAAAGAGGTAGGCAATATAGCAAAGAGAACATATCCTGAAGGTGTAGACCTAAGTGATTCTGATTTCAATCTAAATATTAACCGTACTCAACAGTTGATAAAGAAACGTCAAACTATATTTGAAGCCGGAATATTGGTTGATAATATTTATTCCAGAATAGATATTCTTAACCCGGTTGAAGAAGATAGCTGGGATATTATAGAGGTTAAGAGCTCTATGAAGGTCAAAGACGAGCATTATGAAGATGTTGCTTTCCAGAGATATTGTCTTATTAGGAAGGGTCTTAAGATCAGAAAGGTATATCTAATGCATATTAACCCTAATTTTATAAAGCAGGGAGAGATTGACCCTTATAAGTTTATGCTGACTAAAGATATAACAGAAGAGATAGATAAGATAGAGTTGTCCGATATCAGCATTAGAGTGGAAGAGATGATTGCATTGGCATCAAAGAGTAATATGCCGGATATTAAGATAGGCCCGCAGTGTTTCAGTCCTTATGAGTGCAGTCTTAAAAGCTTCTGCTGGAGCTTTATTCCTAAAAAGAACAATGTATTTATCTTTAACAGGGGCAGAACGCTTGGGTTTCAGCTTCTTAAGAGAGGGGTTCTGGAGCTTAAAGATATAGACGATGAAGAGGTGTTGAACGATAAGCAGAAGATTCAGCTTAAGAGCCATATAAATAATAAGGTGCATATAGACAAGAGTTCTCTATCTGATTTTTTAAACAGCTTGAAATATCCTGCATACTTTCTTGATTTTGAGACAATAAACCCTGCGGTTCCAATTTATGATAACTCCAGGCCTTATGAGAATATACCGTTTCAGTACGTACTCTATCTCTTAAAAGATAAGGATAGCGAACCTGAATTTTTTGGCTATCTCTCTAAGTCTAAAGAAGACCCTCGCCGGGAGATACTTCAAAATTTGAGCAAGATTATTACAATGAGCGGTTCAATAGTGGCTTACTTTGCAGTCTTTGAGAAAAAGGTACTCAATAAAGCTACTGAGGCCTATCCAGAATATAGAGGCTGGTTTAATTGCATTGAGGGAAATTTTTTGGATCTCTATGAGCCGTTTAGAAATTATTACTATTATAATCCGGCACAGCAGGGAAGCAACTCCCTCAAGAGCGTTCTTCCTGCGATTACAGGGAAAGGTTATCAGAATCTAAATATCTCTAATGGTGCGGCTGCAAGCATCAGGTATTTTAATGCTACGCTGAAAGATAGCTTGAACACTAAAGAACGAGATGCTCTCTATGCAGCACTAGAAGAATACTGCGGCTTAGATACGAAAGGTATGATAGATATAGTCGATAAATTAAAAACAATGGCGGCATAG
- the cutA gene encoding divalent-cation tolerance protein CutA, with product MEDYIQVYTATDKDNAEEIAKGLLDKRLAGCIQIVGPIKSSYRFKGKIEESIEYLCIIKTESSLFSAIEKTIKELHSYELPEIIAVAITSSSRDYLDWLDKSLVDK from the coding sequence GTGGAAGATTATATTCAGGTATATACTGCAACGGATAAGGATAATGCAGAGGAGATAGCTAAGGGATTGCTTGATAAAAGGCTGGCTGGGTGTATTCAGATAGTCGGCCCAATAAAAAGCAGTTATCGCTTTAAGGGTAAGATAGAAGAGTCTATAGAGTATCTCTGTATCATTAAGACAGAGAGTTCTCTCTTTAGTGCGATAGAAAAAACTATTAAAGAGCTCCACTCTTATGAATTGCCTGAAATAATAGCCGTTGCTATTACTTCCTCAAGCCGGGACTACCTTGACTGGTTAGATAAATCCTTAGTTGATAAGTAG
- the trpD gene encoding anthranilate phosphoribosyltransferase: MIREAIRLLSERENLNEEQTKAVMREIMEGEVSPVQIAAFLTTLKMKGETSLEISSAASIMREKAVQFNPKVDKLIDTCGTGGDNLHTFNVSTLVSLTVSAYGIAVAKHGNRFVSSSCGSADLIEVLGIPLIKDKNIIERGIEEVGFGYIFAPYFHPAMRFAMPVRKELGIRTIFNILGPLANPASPKYQILGVYSKDLISIVIKALKTLGLKGALVFHAQDGMDEISISADSDYSQLKEGDILDGIPSIEPSRYGIKKADLELLKVNSLEESLNKAREVIAGEDSPELDIVALNTGWALYVLEEVADSIEGFKKAKDLLRSKKVLEKFNQLKEYYRDVSTE; this comes from the coding sequence ATGATAAGAGAGGCTATAAGATTACTTTCAGAGAGAGAGAACCTGAATGAAGAGCAAACAAAAGCTGTAATGCGTGAGATTATGGAGGGGGAGGTCTCGCCTGTGCAGATAGCTGCGTTTTTAACAACCTTAAAGATGAAGGGTGAGACCTCCCTGGAGATATCCTCTGCTGCCTCTATTATGAGAGAGAAGGCAGTTCAGTTTAACCCTAAGGTGGATAAACTTATTGATACCTGCGGTACGGGAGGGGATAATCTGCATACTTTCAATGTGTCAACCCTGGTCTCTCTTACAGTCTCGGCTTATGGTATAGCCGTTGCAAAGCATGGTAACCGTTTTGTCTCCAGTTCTTGCGGTAGTGCTGATTTAATAGAGGTTTTAGGTATACCCCTCATTAAGGATAAAAATATTATAGAGCGCGGCATAGAGGAGGTAGGATTTGGTTATATATTTGCACCCTACTTTCATCCCGCCATGAGATTTGCCATGCCGGTTAGAAAAGAACTTGGTATCCGTACGATATTCAATATCCTGGGTCCGCTGGCAAACCCCGCAAGTCCAAAATATCAGATACTGGGTGTATATAGTAAAGATTTGATCTCAATTGTTATCAAAGCGCTTAAGACCTTGGGCCTTAAAGGGGCGCTTGTCTTTCATGCTCAGGATGGAATGGATGAGATATCAATTTCAGCGGATAGTGATTATTCTCAATTAAAAGAAGGAGATATTTTAGATGGGATACCATCTATTGAGCCATCGAGATATGGGATTAAAAAAGCAGATTTAGAACTGCTTAAAGTCAATAGCCTGGAGGAATCCTTAAACAAGGCAAGAGAGGTTATAGCAGGGGAGGATTCTCCGGAGCTGGATATAGTAGCGTTAAATACCGGATGGGCGCTCTATGTACTGGAAGAGGTTGCTGATAGTATTGAAGGTTTTAAAAAAGCAAAAGATTTACTTAGGAGCAAAAAGGTTTTAGAAAAATTTAACCAATTAAAGGAGTATTACAGAGATGTCTCTACTGAATGA
- the trpC gene encoding indole-3-glycerol phosphate synthase TrpC has product MSLLNEILLAKKEQIREAKERLPLTELREEVENKATAKSRFLKALKDDNSEIKIIAEIKKASPSAGDILSSDADILELAKLYRMNGVSCISVLSEKKFFKGSLWDLKLVKESISLPVLRKDFIIDEYQIYESKYFLADAILLIARILEPGELGRFSDLAKSLGLDILFEVYDISDLDKVMDLNPDIVGVNNRDLESLEISFASSEELIGQIPKEVFKISASGIKSHNDILYLKSLGADGFLIGESILKVDDRAKYIRELLGYGKG; this is encoded by the coding sequence ATGTCTCTACTGAATGAAATATTATTGGCTAAAAAAGAGCAGATAAGAGAGGCGAAAGAGAGATTGCCGCTAACTGAACTAAGAGAAGAGGTAGAGAATAAAGCTACCGCTAAGAGCCGTTTTCTCAAGGCTCTTAAGGATGATAACTCAGAGATTAAGATTATCGCTGAGATTAAGAAGGCTTCTCCTTCAGCAGGTGATATCTTAAGTTCTGATGCCGATATACTTGAGCTGGCTAAGCTCTATCGTATGAATGGGGTAAGCTGCATCTCAGTGTTGAGTGAGAAGAAGTTTTTTAAAGGTTCTCTCTGGGATTTAAAATTGGTTAAAGAGAGTATAAGCCTGCCTGTTTTAAGAAAAGATTTTATAATAGACGAGTATCAGATCTATGAGAGCAAGTATTTTTTGGCAGATGCAATATTGTTAATTGCCAGAATTCTTGAGCCTGGGGAGTTAGGCAGGTTCTCAGACCTGGCTAAGAGTTTAGGGTTAGATATACTTTTTGAGGTTTATGACATTTCGGATTTAGATAAAGTTATGGATTTAAACCCGGATATTGTCGGTGTAAATAACAGAGATTTAGAGAGTCTGGAAATCAGCTTTGCCAGCTCAGAGGAACTCATTGGACAGATACCGAAAGAGGTATTTAAGATTTCTGCAAGCGGTATCAAGAGCCATAATGATATTCTTTACCTCAAGAGTCTTGGGGCAGACGGTTTTTTAATCGGAGAATCTATTTTGAAGGTTGACGATAGAGCAAAGTATATAAGGGAGCTGCTGGGCTATGGTAAGGGTTAA
- a CDS encoding phosphoribosylanthranilate isomerase yields the protein MVRVKFCGITRSSDALAASRLGIHALGFIFVKETPRYISPDNAAEIVNVLSPMVMRVGIFMNPEISEVENIAGKCRLDIIQLHGEESSCLCSQIKESYRVIKTLRVKSRAVLDEIPKYKDAADAILLDTFSERAAGGTGESFNWEIARDARSFGLPIILSGGLNPNNIRDAVKEANPYAVDVSSGIEQSPGVKDQELMGRFIASIWEEEWGF from the coding sequence ATGGTAAGGGTTAAGTTCTGCGGAATAACAAGGAGTTCTGATGCGCTGGCTGCCTCCAGGCTTGGCATACATGCTTTAGGTTTTATTTTTGTAAAAGAGACTCCCCGTTATATTAGTCCTGATAATGCGGCTGAGATTGTAAATGTTCTCTCTCCTATGGTTATGAGAGTGGGTATATTTATGAATCCGGAAATATCTGAAGTAGAGAACATAGCCGGTAAATGCAGGCTGGATATTATTCAGCTGCACGGCGAAGAGAGCAGCTGTCTCTGTTCTCAGATCAAAGAGAGTTACAGAGTGATAAAGACGTTAAGAGTAAAGAGCAGAGCTGTCTTAGATGAGATCCCGAAATATAAAGATGCTGCAGATGCAATACTCCTTGATACTTTTAGCGAGAGAGCTGCCGGAGGAACAGGGGAGAGTTTTAATTGGGAGATAGCCAGAGATGCAAGAAGCTTTGGACTGCCTATCATCTTATCGGGCGGGCTTAACCCCAATAATATAAGAGATGCCGTTAAAGAGGCAAATCCTTATGCAGTAGATGTCTCTTCAGGTATTGAGCAGTCGCCCGGAGTTAAAGACCAGGAGCTGATGGGAAGGTTTATAGCTTCAATATGGGAAGAGGAATGGGGCTTCTGA
- a CDS encoding DUF4416 family protein, with translation MGRGMGLLREARPVKLIIAMLVNKVGLFERAERVLVRKFGAIDYESRVLDFNVTNYYKDEMGDNLLRKFLSFKRLISPGRLREIKLYTNRLEKRFMSNNNRDLNLDPGYINEGKVVLASTKDNLQRFYLGRGVYGEVTLYLKGGEYQDLVWTYPDYKSPEYKKIFSEIRVLFRKQIGR, from the coding sequence ATGGGAAGAGGAATGGGGCTTCTGAGAGAGGCTCGGCCTGTAAAATTGATAATAGCCATGCTTGTAAATAAGGTAGGCCTCTTTGAGAGAGCAGAGAGAGTTTTAGTTAGAAAGTTTGGCGCAATAGATTATGAGAGCAGAGTACTGGATTTTAATGTTACTAACTATTATAAGGATGAGATGGGAGACAATCTGCTGCGAAAGTTCCTAAGTTTTAAGCGGCTGATTTCACCAGGCAGGTTAAGAGAGATAAAACTTTATACAAATAGACTGGAGAAGAGATTTATGAGTAATAATAATAGAGATCTCAATCTGGATCCCGGTTATATTAATGAGGGAAAAGTAGTTCTGGCTTCTACTAAAGATAACCTTCAGAGGTTTTATCTGGGTAGAGGTGTATATGGAGAGGTTACTCTATACCTTAAAGGCGGGGAGTATCAGGACCTTGTTTGGACATACCCTGATTATAAGAGCCCTGAATATAAGAAAATTTTTAGTGAGATACGAGTATTATTTCGCAAACAGATAGGAAGGTGA
- the trpB gene encoding tryptophan synthase subunit beta: protein MLPDKKGYFLDFGGKFVPETLMAALDELDKSYARIKKTKKFRNMLNLYLRDYVGRPTPLYFARNLSKKLGFKIYLKREDLAHTGAHKINNTIAQVILAKMMGKERIIAETGAGQHGVAAATAAALFSLPCVVYMGEEDIKRQSLNVFRMKLLGAEVIKVVSGSRTLKDAINEAMRDWVTNIESTHYVIGSVMGPHPYPMIVRDFQIVIGEEAKVQMERAEKRLPDYLIACVGGGSNAIGLFHPFFKNKKVKFIGVEAAGDGLNTHRHGATLCKGKIGVFQGSKSYLLQDQNGQIEIAHSVSAGLDYPGVGPEHSYYKEIGRAEYHAVTDKIALLGFKLLSDLEGIIPALEPAHVIGYILQNRNRFKPRDVAIISLSGRGDKDIDIVKEYLI from the coding sequence ATGTTGCCGGATAAAAAAGGATATTTTTTGGATTTCGGAGGAAAGTTTGTTCCCGAGACTTTAATGGCGGCCTTGGATGAGCTGGATAAAAGTTACGCAAGGATTAAAAAGACTAAGAAGTTCAGGAATATGCTCAACCTCTATCTTAGAGATTATGTCGGAAGACCGACACCTCTATACTTTGCTCGAAACCTTTCTAAAAAATTAGGTTTTAAGATCTATCTTAAAAGAGAGGATCTTGCGCATACAGGCGCCCATAAGATAAATAATACGATTGCTCAGGTGATTTTGGCAAAGATGATGGGTAAAGAACGCATAATAGCAGAGACAGGAGCAGGTCAGCATGGTGTAGCTGCAGCAACAGCAGCAGCATTATTCAGTCTGCCCTGCGTTGTCTATATGGGGGAGGAAGATATAAAGAGGCAGAGTTTAAATGTCTTCAGGATGAAGCTTTTGGGAGCTGAAGTTATAAAAGTAGTCTCCGGCAGCCGTACTTTAAAAGATGCAATAAACGAAGCTATGAGAGACTGGGTTACCAATATAGAGAGCACCCATTATGTTATAGGTTCGGTCATGGGTCCCCATCCTTATCCGATGATTGTAAGAGACTTTCAGATAGTAATAGGGGAAGAGGCGAAGGTGCAGATGGAGAGAGCTGAGAAGAGATTGCCTGACTACCTTATAGCTTGTGTAGGAGGGGGGAGCAATGCCATCGGGTTGTTTCATCCATTTTTTAAAAATAAGAAGGTGAAGTTTATCGGAGTTGAAGCGGCTGGAGATGGATTAAATACGCATAGGCATGGAGCTACTCTCTGTAAAGGTAAGATAGGGGTCTTTCAAGGTTCTAAGAGCTACCTCCTTCAAGATCAGAATGGACAGATAGAGATTGCCCACTCAGTTTCAGCCGGGCTTGATTATCCGGGGGTTGGACCGGAACATTCCTACTATAAAGAGATAGGGCGTGCAGAATATCATGCGGTAACTGATAAGATAGCGCTTTTGGGATTTAAACTTCTCTCTGATTTAGAGGGTATCATTCCTGCTTTGGAACCTGCTCATGTAATAGGTTATATACTTCAGAACAGAAACCGTTTTAAACCCAGAGATGTTGCGATTATATCTCTATCGGGAAGAGGAGATAAAGATATAGATATCGTAAAGGAGTATCTAATATGA
- the trpA gene encoding tryptophan synthase subunit alpha codes for MEKVSRGEKLFIPYITFAYPDMKLFRNLLKILQENGADAIEIGIPFSDPVADGPTIQNASAKSLKRGASLRKAFIELKKIRSNIEIPVLFMSYYNPILALGKDRFFKLSQDCGLSGVVIPDLPLEEAGEFTQEAKGSGLAIASFISPTTLKDRIRKIDRECSGFIYYISLTGVTGVRDIFSGNIISRIREVKKMVSNPLCVGFGISGESQVLEIKKTADGVIIGSAIIKIIDQNIGDKSKTIKEIALFSRKIRKALDE; via the coding sequence ATGGAAAAGGTTTCGCGGGGTGAGAAGCTCTTTATACCCTATATAACATTTGCTTATCCTGATATGAAGCTATTCCGCAATCTTTTAAAGATACTCCAGGAGAACGGTGCTGATGCAATTGAGATAGGAATACCATTCTCCGACCCTGTTGCAGATGGGCCTACTATCCAGAATGCTTCTGCTAAATCTCTTAAGAGAGGGGCTTCGCTTCGGAAAGCATTTATCGAACTTAAAAAGATAAGAAGCAATATAGAGATTCCGGTTCTCTTCATGAGTTACTATAACCCTATTCTGGCATTGGGTAAAGATAGATTCTTTAAGCTTTCTCAGGATTGCGGGTTAAGCGGGGTTGTGATACCGGATCTTCCGCTGGAGGAGGCAGGAGAGTTTACTCAGGAGGCAAAGGGTTCTGGTCTCGCTATAGCATCTTTTATCTCACCTACTACATTAAAAGATAGGATCAGGAAGATAGATAGAGAGTGCAGTGGTTTTATCTACTATATATCTTTAACCGGTGTTACAGGTGTCAGGGATATCTTCTCGGGTAATATCATTAGCAGAATAAGAGAAGTAAAGAAGATGGTCTCTAATCCGCTCTGTGTCGGTTTCGGTATCTCGGGAGAGAGTCAGGTGTTAGAGATTAAGAAAACAGCCGATGGGGTTATCATAGGCAGTGCAATTATTAAAATAATCGATCAAAATATAGGAGATAAGAGCAAAACAATAAAAGAGATAGCGCTGTTTTCCAGGAAGATAAGGAAGGCTCTTGATGAGTAG
- the ruvX gene encoding Holliday junction resolvase RuvX yields MSRILALDFGAKRVGVAISDPLGIFAQGLNTFNIRGKADLLTKLSRYFNSYEIAEVIIGNPLNNQGEDSKLSQEIKKFAKILGENREVKVILWDERYSTKEAETILKSLNSRNIKSQVDKVAAQIILQSYLERIRSERGI; encoded by the coding sequence ATGAGTAGGATATTAGCACTTGACTTTGGAGCTAAAAGAGTCGGAGTGGCTATATCTGATCCTCTGGGAATATTTGCTCAGGGGCTGAATACTTTCAATATTAGAGGCAAGGCAGATCTTTTAACCAAACTCTCCAGATATTTTAACAGCTATGAGATAGCTGAAGTTATAATAGGAAATCCTCTGAATAATCAGGGAGAGGATTCTAAGTTATCTCAGGAGATAAAAAAGTTTGCTAAGATTCTTGGTGAGAATAGAGAAGTAAAGGTGATCCTCTGGGATGAGCGCTACTCCACAAAAGAGGCTGAAACTATCCTTAAGAGCTTAAATAGTAGAAATATAAAGTCTCAAGTTGATAAAGTAGCTGCTCAGATAATCCTGCAATCATACTTGGAAAGGATAAGAAGTGAAAGGGGCATTTAG